The following are encoded in a window of Ignicoccus islandicus DSM 13165 genomic DNA:
- a CDS encoding CBS domain-containing protein, whose product MVKEIARSGVWVLPSTSIKEAARKISEGNNIALLVKTTDDEFMGVFSYVQLSEAVAQGDVEASIEQYVDTEPTFVMYDADVVDALRLMKKFETPYLVVLNEDEEPYAVVMAIDVIKAITPIIENLLGE is encoded by the coding sequence ATGGTAAAGGAAATAGCCAGGAGCGGGGTCTGGGTTCTGCCTTCAACTAGCATTAAGGAAGCGGCGCGAAAGATAAGCGAGGGAAACAACATAGCGCTATTAGTTAAAACGACCGACGACGAGTTCATGGGCGTTTTCAGTTACGTTCAACTATCCGAAGCAGTAGCTCAAGGCGACGTAGAGGCTAGCATAGAGCAATACGTAGACACGGAGCCGACTTTCGTTATGTACGATGCTGATGTAGTGGACGCCTTGAGGTTAATGAAGAAGTTCGAAACGCCTTACCTAGTTGTACTGAACGAAGACGAGGAACCTTACGCAGTAGTGATGGCTATAGACGTCATAAAGGCGATAACACCGATTATCGAGAACCTATTAGGTGAGTAA
- a CDS encoding choice-of-anchor V domain-containing protein encodes MKALVTALLLSALVSAYIVGAPEPHCSTCHTPANPVKFEVKGLPKYYVPGKEYNVTIAITEKCEGKCCEGFYFSIPAGDVKVSDPKAMKVERPPFGTPYLTHTEEGRFRTSWSFKWIAPKERIPLTFTVSVLKANCDNEPTGDNFSIKEIKVYPEGYVPPKSSNRLPYLIIGVASIAIATLLLILAIA; translated from the coding sequence ATGAAGGCTCTCGTAACTGCGTTACTGCTCTCAGCTCTAGTTTCCGCTTACATAGTAGGGGCACCGGAGCCCCATTGCTCTACCTGCCACACTCCAGCGAACCCGGTTAAGTTCGAGGTCAAGGGATTACCTAAGTACTACGTTCCGGGAAAGGAATATAACGTAACTATAGCTATAACGGAGAAATGCGAAGGGAAGTGCTGCGAAGGCTTCTACTTCTCTATACCAGCGGGAGATGTTAAGGTGAGCGATCCGAAGGCGATGAAGGTAGAGAGACCTCCCTTTGGAACCCCCTATCTGACTCACACTGAAGAGGGTAGGTTCAGAACTTCTTGGAGCTTCAAGTGGATAGCGCCTAAGGAGAGGATACCTCTAACCTTTACCGTTTCAGTACTCAAGGCAAACTGCGATAACGAGCCTACCGGAGACAACTTTTCTATAAAAGAGATAAAGGTATACCCGGAAGGGTACGTGCCTCCTAAGAGCTCTAACAGGTTGCCTTACTTGATAATAGGCGTTGCATCGATAGCCATTGCGACTCTGTTGCTAATACTCGCTATAGCGTAA
- a CDS encoding cation:proton antiporter, which yields MAKLAEELALKIGLPHLLGPLVLGILMSFFPAFREEYKFAPLLFTVGLNFTAFLMGTEDLGLSLRNVNRGYLLRGLVLFFAPFLASLALLASAIDFKDALLLSVIFAMPSTIRISSLLKHVELEGFEDFLIIDEIAEVIAILSLYLFIVFDVKVLALTVFLAVASVIYGEKFFKRFFEYEEKFLAKEFPLSFMIALILLVGYASESIGLNSAVVSLMMGLVASEYLIERPWLKSKLKAVNHSFFEPLFFVGSSVLVNPFAILSRVAPILIVANFSVVLIKAVIVRLITGWNWRTSLLTTVKGGIDTALLASQFKIGKLSQELYSASIATVLLNTLSIGSLAIKKKRKPQSLPKFCDLELERVAVDLSQTLWEAFEILKDGREAVVVIDASNWPIGYVELKDVIGLSESELKKLRVYEVYHEGVPVFDCNDSIGKVIAVEEEIEEYPLVAVVKGDFGYYGSVSSTKVLKKLAELGAK from the coding sequence TTGGCTAAGCTCGCGGAGGAACTAGCCTTAAAGATAGGGTTGCCTCATCTGTTAGGTCCCCTCGTCCTAGGCATCCTAATGTCGTTCTTCCCTGCGTTCAGGGAAGAGTATAAGTTCGCCCCCTTGCTCTTTACGGTAGGCCTTAACTTCACGGCGTTCTTGATGGGCACTGAAGACCTCGGTTTGTCTCTGAGGAACGTAAATAGGGGCTACTTGCTTAGAGGTCTAGTTTTGTTCTTTGCCCCGTTCCTAGCTTCGCTCGCCCTCCTAGCTTCCGCAATAGATTTCAAGGACGCCCTCTTGCTTTCAGTAATATTCGCAATGCCTAGCACGATAAGAATTAGTAGCTTGCTGAAGCACGTGGAACTAGAGGGCTTCGAAGATTTCCTAATAATAGATGAAATAGCGGAGGTAATTGCAATCCTCTCGCTATATCTCTTCATAGTTTTCGACGTAAAGGTATTGGCTTTAACGGTTTTCCTAGCGGTCGCGTCCGTAATTTACGGTGAGAAGTTCTTTAAGAGATTCTTTGAATACGAGGAGAAGTTCTTAGCTAAGGAGTTCCCTTTGAGTTTCATGATAGCGTTGATACTATTAGTTGGGTATGCTTCGGAAAGCATTGGACTGAACAGCGCAGTCGTTTCCCTAATGATGGGCTTGGTCGCAAGCGAGTACTTAATAGAAAGGCCTTGGTTGAAGAGCAAGTTAAAAGCTGTAAATCACTCGTTCTTCGAACCGCTGTTCTTCGTGGGTTCGTCCGTCCTAGTTAACCCGTTCGCTATACTTTCGAGAGTTGCCCCAATTCTCATTGTGGCTAACTTCTCGGTAGTCTTAATCAAAGCCGTAATTGTAAGGTTAATTACTGGATGGAATTGGAGGACCTCCCTTCTAACTACAGTTAAAGGGGGCATCGACACCGCTCTACTAGCGAGCCAATTCAAAATAGGCAAGCTCTCGCAAGAGCTGTATTCGGCATCTATCGCAACGGTTCTCTTGAACACCTTATCAATAGGATCGTTGGCAATAAAGAAGAAGAGGAAGCCTCAATCATTACCTAAGTTCTGCGACTTGGAGTTGGAAAGAGTTGCAGTGGACTTGAGCCAAACTCTCTGGGAGGCATTCGAGATACTTAAGGACGGAAGGGAAGCGGTAGTAGTAATAGACGCCAGCAATTGGCCAATAGGATACGTGGAGCTCAAGGACGTAATAGGTTTGAGCGAAAGCGAGCTGAAGAAACTTCGAGTGTACGAAGTGTATCACGAAGGCGTACCAGTGTTCGATTGCAATGACAGCATAGGGAAGGTAATCGCCGTAGAAGAAGAGATAGAGGAGTATCCCCTCGTAGCGGTCGTAAAGGGGGACTTCGGTTACTACGGCTCGGTGAGCTCAACGAAGGTATTGAAGAAGTTGGCTGAACTAGGTGCAAAGTAA